From the Gouania willdenowi chromosome 19, fGouWil2.1, whole genome shotgun sequence genome, one window contains:
- the prr15lb gene encoding proline-rich protein 15-like protein B, whose protein sequence is MADPSWWKLTFSRKKKSEPKVLYEIPAEHGSNTGHAPPVDHMDSQLNARLEKIVDKSSSSTKGRHVKVSHSGRFKEKKKVRATLAENPNLYADHHLSHENHKKKSEKKSDM, encoded by the coding sequence ATGGCCGACCCGAGCTGGTGGAAGCTGACCTTCTCCCGCAAGAAAAAGTCCGAACCCAAGGTTCTGTACGAGATCCCGGCCGAGCATGGCAGCAACACGGGCCACGCCCCGCCCGTTGACCACATGGACAGCCAGCTCAACGCGCGGCTGGAGAAGATCGTGGACAAGTCGTCGTCGTCCACCAAAGGACGACACGTCAAGGTGTCGCACTCCGGACGCTtcaaggagaagaagaaggtcCGAGCCACGCTGGCCGAGAACCCAAACCTGTACGCGGACCACCACCTCAGCCATGAGAACCACAAGAAGAAGAGCGAGAAGAAGAGCGACATGTAG